Genomic window (Nitrospinota bacterium):
CAATAACAATACATGCACTCCACGCAGCCCGCCGGCGGCGGCCCGGCCAGCGTGCGGGGAATGTCCAGTCCGGTGGGGCAGAACGCCGCGCATTTTTGCGGGCAATCGCCGCACTTGGCGGGATTGGCCGTAAGCGTGTCCACCTCCATTTCGTCCGCGATGAAGACGTCCTGGCGCAGGCCGGTGGCGAATAGCAGCTTGCCCACGATGTCGGTGGAGCAAATGGCGTCGAACAGCCGGGTGTTGCGCACCGCCAGAAAATATTTCTGGCGTTTCGGATTGTGTATGAAATAGGCGATGGGGCCAGCCTTGGGCGGGGCGAACGTGAAAGAGACGTCCAGCGGGTAATCGTCCACGAACCGCTCCCGTTCCGGGGTTATCAGCCCGCGCCGCTCCGCCTCGGCCAGCGTGCGCACCTTGCGCCACCCGAAGGAGGCGATCCTGGCCACCATCATGTCTATGGCGAAAGGATCGTTCCCGAAAAGGATCATGCCGGTCTTAATCGGCGTTCCCCTTGTCGGCCCCAGCCCTTCCATTGCGAACAGCCCGTCCACTATGTGCAGATGGGGCCTTACCGCCTTGTTGATGTTCAGGATGTTGGAGGCCAGCGAAAGGTGGGTCTTTTTCTTGTTCTCCTGCCCAACGAGACATCCCATCAGGTTTTTCAGGCACACGCTCATCCCCACTTCGAAATGGGTCTTCATCTTGGGCATGTTGATCAAAAGCGCCGCATCCAGGCATTCGCGCGCCACGCTCGCTTTCACCCCGTTCTCAAACTCCACTTCCGCCTTTTCAGAATAGTTAAGGTCGAGCGCCCTGATTCCGTAATGGCGGGCCAGCGCGTCCACCCTCAGCCGGGATATGACGTTTATGCCGCTCCGGTAAAATCCGCTGTTGGTCCCCTCGCCGATGGCGATGTCCGTGTGTCCGGCTTTTTTAAGATATTCGATCACGGCGGCCAGAAGGCGCAGGTCCGTGGTGTTGCCGGTGAGGGCGTTCATGTTGCTGTTGAGGTTCGGCTTTATCAGGACCGGAGCCCCTTTGTCGGCCGGGAATATGTCCTTGTACTTCGCGGCCAGTGTTTCGGCCACCGCTTTTTTTATCGCCCGGACGCCCTCGGCTTTTACGGCGTCAAACCTGATCATTGGAACAACCCAGCTCCTTCACAGCCTTGAAAACATCGTCAACCGCCACGGCGTCCATGCAGGAGCCGCGCTCCGGATACTTGCAGGAACTTTCGTCGCAAGACCGTCTGCAGGGGAAATCTTTTTCCACCACCCGGTTTTTCACTCCATACGGCCCGGTCTCCACGCTCTTGGAGGGGCCGAACACCGCCGCCACCGGCGTCCCGACGGCCGCCGCCATGTGCATAGGGCCGCTGTCGTTGCACACAAGCAACCCGGCGCGGGAGATCACCGCCATTAGCTGGCGCACCGTCAAATATCCCGTCAGGTCCGAAACGGCCCCGCCAGCGTTGCGCATCACCGCGTCCGTCACCGCTTTTTCCGACGGATGCCCAAGCAGGGCCACGTTCATCCCCAATTGGCCGGTCATCCGCGTTATCAATTCCGCGTACCGCTCCGGTTTCCACATCTTAAGCTCTAGCCGGGAACCGGGATGGACCAGCGCGAACGGCTTTGCGATCCCGCGCGCGGCCAGTATCCTGTCCGCCTCGGCGATCTCATCCGGGGTGAACCGCACGCCCCAGCCGGTCTCCATCGCAATGCATCCAAGATACCTTGCGATGTCTAAGTGATATTCTACCTTATGTTTAAGTCCTGTGTACGGGACCACATGGGTGAGCAGCCATCCACCCCCGCCGACATCGTAGCTGACCTTGTATCTGGCCCTTGCCGGGGCCACAATGGCCATGATCTCCCGGATGTCCCCCCTCGCCTCTATCACAAGGTCGAAACGGCGCTTCCGGAAGCTCTTGATAAAATCAAAATAGCCGGCCAGCGTGGCGTTTGGGTAAAACCAGAACGGGGTGAACGGGATCACCTCGTCTATATACGCATTGCCCGCAAGCGCGGGCGCGGACGAATCGGCGGTCAAAAACGCGATGGAAGCTCCTGTAAAGCGCTCCCGCAACGGTTTTAGCATCGGCAGGGTCATCAATGCATCACCAAGATAGGCCGTGCGGATCACGAGGATTGATCGCACACTGGCCGGATCTATCGGCTCCTGTGCGCGGAACATCGTGAAGGGGAAAGATACAATTTTGCCAACCGTGTCGGCGATGGCGGTGATGATCAGCTTTTTTTTGTTGATGATCTTGTACATGGAGCTTAGCGCTCCTCCCACAGCGAAAGCAGGAACTTTAGCATCGTCCCCCGGTGGTTTTCGGTCTGCGGTATCCATCTGTACTTATCGGCCCGCTCCGGGTCGAGCGTAATGTTAGGCGGATTGCCGTTAAGCCTGGTCCATCTGGCGCGCCCTTGCGTGGCGGCGTTCAAAAGCTCCATCGCGTGTCCCTTGAACGTCCCCTGCACGTGGTCCACCTGCGCCTGATAGCGGAAATAGCCGCATTCCATGTCACCGATGAAGCGGCTTGCCTCCCGCTCGTCCCAGAAAGCCGCGTTTGACGATGGGAATCGCGCAAGGGGTTTGTGCGTGTCGTTCCTTGTGATGATCTTCCGGCTGGAGGGGCCCTCCCAGTCAAAAAGGAATCTCACTGGCGCCGTGGGGAACCGGGCCAACGCCCCTGTGGCTATGGCCACCCCGATGGAAAATGAGACGACGCCGATTCTGTCCGGATCGGTCTGCGGCAGTTGCGCCGTCCACCGTATGATTTCGGAAAGCTCCATCTGGCTGGCCGGCCCCCAGTGGTCTTCCACCCCACCGGAGCCCCCCCTGCCGGATGGATCATATGTCACCACCACGTGCCCCAGCCCCGCCGTTTCCCACGCGCTTATCTCCCCTTTATAGTCGTAGTCCGTTCCGCGGCTGGCGCCGCCGGGGACGAACACCACCGCCGGGAATTTTACAGCGCCGGTGGCGGGGGCATGCACATGGACCCGCACGTTGACCCCGGACGACGTTTTCACCCATTCCTCGCGCATCACCGTTTCCATAAGCTTCACACCCAGGAAATTTTCGGTGAAACGGCGGTTGCGTCTTCTGGCGAACCCGTCGAAGATGCTCACTGCGCGTCCTTTTGGATAAGGGCTTCCTCGGAGAACCGGTCGAGAAAGTGCATGTACCCTGGGTGTCGCGAGGTGTAGCGTTCCAGTTCGGTTAAAAATTCCCCCATCGTTTCCACCGCCGCATCGGGTGAATCGCCCTTTACAAGGATCGGTTTTCCGATGACGATACGGTACGGTTTTGCTGCGCCCGGAATTATGAACATGGGAAGGAGCTTTGCGCCAGTCTTGGCGGCCAGGATGGCCGGGCCGAGTGGGAACATCACAGGTTTTCCGTGGAACCTGAAAAGATGGTGCCTGCCTATCCGCGTGCCCGTTCCCGTCCCGTCCCCGGTTATCATCAGCGCCCCGCCGTCCTTAAGCCACTTGAACGCAGGCCGCAGGAATCCGTCCGCCATCATCACTTCGGCCGGCATCATCGCCTCGTATTTCAGCCGCAGCCGGAACGCCACGTTCCTGCCGACCCAGCTTAGTCCCTCGTCGCTGGGGAAGCCCACCTGTTTCATTTTGTACCCCAGCCGCGCCAACGCCACAAGCGGCACGTGCGCGGGGCCGAAATGGCCGTGCACTAGAATTGCCCCTTTGCCGGCCGCAAGCGCCGCGTCCAGGTTTTCGCGCCCCTCGATTTCAATAAAGCGTTCCACCTCGGCGGCGCCAAACCTGGGGAAGATCAATATGAAAAGCCTGTCCACGTAGTGGTTTCGCATGTATTCCCGGATTGCCGCCTCGCCTTGCGCGCTCGCCGCGAAGGTTTCCCCCCTCACGTTCGCGAGGTTTTTGGCAAGCTCCCTTTTCTTTCCGCGGGAAAGGGCGAAATGCAAATCTCCCATGAAGCCTAGTATGGCAAGGCCCCATCGGATCGGGACCCCCAGTATCAGCCACCGAAGCGGATACCACACCACAAGCCGGAGTATGTCGCGCCCCAGCCTCTCTTTGACCACCATGCCGCGTTATTTCCCCTTCAGGCGCAAGGCCGCGTTGAAAAACGCTTCTATATACCATGTGCGCCGGTTCGTGTAATAAACAGGCTCAAGCAGGCTCATCCCCGGCTTTACGAGCCCTTCGGCCAATGCGATCTCGTGCAGTTTTGTGTGCGGCTCCACCCGGATGGAGTTGAACTCGAAATGCACCCGGCGCCCCAGCCTTTTTCTGGCCATGACGATGAATTTGGCCATGGCGATAAAATTGCCGATGGACTGCCCCGGCGGATTCTTGAAAAAGTTATAGCTTATCTCCACTCCCTCAAGCGCCGCGAGAGCCTCGAACGCCGACAGGATGTCCTTGCGTGATATGTTCTTCCCCAGCGCCTTGAGCGTGGAGTCGTCAAACCCGTCCGGCGACATTATAAAATGGACGCATCCCGCCGCCACCGCCGTCTCCGCCAGCTCGCTGGAAAGGCCGTTCTCGTTGAACCAGCCCGACCATTTGACTTTGACGCCGCGCTTTACCATCTCCCTCATTATGCCCATGGCGTGCTCTTTTGGTATGTTGAACACCGAATCGACGAAAGTGAACCGTTGCACACCGTTCTTTTCCGCCAGCGACTGGATGTGGTCCACAATTTTCACCGGGTCTTTGAGCCTGTAGTTCTTGCCGTTGAGAAAACCGTATATGCAATAGACGCAGCCTAAGGCGCAGCCGCGCTTGGTCTCCACGCCCACAGAATCTCGCACGCCAAGGTATGCCCCCACAGGGGCGGGGCCGATGGCGGGGGAGGGGAGGAAATTGATGTCCGGAGCGGCGCCGGGCCCGGAGAATTTGAGCGACCCTCCCTTGCGGTAATAAAGCGACGGCACGTTTTCCGGCCTGTCCATGTTTGAAAGCAGCCGGGCGAAAGTTTCCTCCCCCTCCAGGTACACGCCGAAATCCAGCCTCGGCTCGTTTTCCATTATCTCCCCGGCGTACATGGAGAATCCCGCGCCGCCGATGGCGATCTTAGCCCCCGGGGCTGCCGCTTTTATCACGTCCAGCGTTTCTTTTAGATATTTGTAATAGAAGACGACCACACGCTTGTTCGTGGAGTCTATATTGCGCAGCGACACCGCCGCCACGTCCGGGGCCATGGCCGCAAGCCTTTCAGAAAGCTCCTCGAAAGGCCTTTGGGAGACGTTCGGATCGTATATCTGCACAGTGTGGCCGGCCAGGGAACCGGCGATGGAGGCCAGCCCGAGCGGATACACCGGAGGTTCGCCGCCACCAAGCCAGGACTGGACAAGGAAGACTTTCATCGGCTCAGCCCAGGGCGGCCTTGGCCAGCTTGTAAATCCGCCGCAGGAAAATGTACAGCAGGCGTATCACAGGCCTCATCGCCGCGCTGTTCAGCACAGCCGTGGCCGGGGCGCTCACAAGCGCCTTTAGCGCAAGCCCGGGGAACTTCCCCCCCTTGGCCACTGTGAAAAGCAGGTTTAAATATGTCAGGTCCCGCATGGTGTACGTTTTCCTGTATATCTCTTCCCGTTCGTTCTTTATCAGGCCGCTTTGCCGCGCGTCGGTGTGCAGCTTTGTGCCGGGATAAAGGATCAGCCGGAAAGGCTGGAGCCGGAACGGCTTTGGTATATTGGAAATGAACCGCAGGCTGTCTATGCGGTCATCGTCGGTCTCCCCCGGCGCGTCGAGCAGGAAATCGTAGCTGGGGGGATACATCCGGTCCTTGAACGAGTTGATTATGCGGATCGCTTTTATCATCCTCTCGTTGTTCATGTTGCGCCGGTTATAGGCGCTCTGCATCTTCGACGAGCCGGACTCCACCCCCATCTGCACGTACACAAGCCCAGCGTCCACCAAAAGCCGCATCTTCTCATCGCTCACCGTAAGGGGGCTTATCAGGCACGAAAAGGGGAGGTTTACCTTTTCCTTGTACCTGACGCAAAAATCCCTCAGGTCATCAAGCTTGCGGGCCATGAACTCGTCGTCGGATATCCATATGAAGTTGACGTATGGGAAGGCTTTGCGCGTGTGTTCCAACTCCGCTATCACATGATCCACAGAGCGCCACCTGAGCTTGCCCTTGCCGCCGTACATCTGGTTGATGGTGTCGTTGATGCAATAAGTGCAGGCGTAGGGGCAGCCCCGGCTTGTCATGGTCTGGTATCCCACCTTCACCAGCATGCCGGACACTGTCCCCCTGCGCAGGAACGTTTCCATCAGCCCGTGGTCCAACGGTCTTATCTCCCCGTCGAAAAGGACGCTTTTTCCTTCAAAATCGTAGTCCGGCGCCGGATACACATCAAGGTCCTTGGGCAGGGGGCTGAGATTGTTGCGTATCACCGGTCCGTTTTTTTTCAGCCAGAGGTTTGGCGTGGCCGAATAGTCCTCGCCCCGCTCCATCCTTGTCACAAGTTCCAGCAGCGAGTCCTCCCCGTCCCCCACGCACGCCATGTCCGCGTGCTCCAGGCACTCCTCCGGCCTGATGGTGGGATGCACCCCGCCCCAGATCACCGGCTTTTCCGGGAACGCGCGCTTGATCGCTTTTGTTATCTGGACCGCGCAGTCGAAGAAATTGGTCATAAGCGTGATTCCAACAAGCCCGGAACCGGCGCAAAGCTGGGCCGTCCGTTCCATCACCTTCGCCGGATAGCGCTCCTCCATGTTTGCGTTAAGATCGTCGCCGAAGGGGTCGGGAAGGAAGATTATGTCCACTTGATGGCCATGTTTCTTCAAATGGGCCGAAAGTGTGCGCACACCGAAGGACGTGATGTCCGGATAGGGGGAAATGAGGGTGACTTTCATCTAATTAACCGCCGGCGGTCATGAATTATTTGACGCTCGAAGCGTCCAGCACCGCCCTGGACATGAGAAGGGCAAGCACGGTGTCCACCGATTCATCTATGGAAAGCGCGCCGGTCTCCACCACAAGCTCCGGGTTGGACGGTTCTTCGTATGGAGACGAGATGCCGGTGAATTCCGGGATTTCACCTTTGCGCGCCCGCTTATACATCCCCTTGACATCCCGCCCTTCACACACTTCAAGCGGGCATTTGCAGAACACTTCCAGGAAATCCCCGTGGGACATGATGTTGCGCACCCGTTCCCGGTCCCCCCGGAAAGGGGATATGAAGGCGGTGAGCGCTATGACCCCGGCCTCGACGAAAAGCTTGGCCGTCTCCCCCACGCGGCGTATGTTCTCCTCCCTCGCCTCCTTTGAAAATCCCAGGTCCGAGCAAAGGCCGTGGCGGACGTTGTCGCCGTCGAGCACCATGGTCTTGCATCCCATGCCGAAAAGGCGATCCTCCACGGCGTGGGCGAGGGTGGACTTGCCGGCTCCGGACAGCCCCGTGAACCATATCACCGCGGCGCGATGGCCGTTTTTCGATTCGCGCATCCGCCTTGTGACGGAGGCGTGGTGCCACACAACGTTATTTTTAGCCGGCATATTCAAAACGTCTCCACGGAAAAACTCTCGCCTTGATTATTGTAAATTCGGTTTTCCATCGCAAATACAGCCCCAAAGGATGGAAAAAAAGGTCATTATACCAGATAAAGACCGGGGAGGAATCCTTTAGCTTTTTACATGCGCCCCTCGCCTGTATATAATATGTAATTCTGGACAAGGAAGGCGATATGGAAAAAAAGACCGTTTACACCATTGCGGCCCCACGGCCGGTGGGCCCTTATTCGCAGGCGGTGGCGCTGGGCGACACCGTGTACACCGCCGGACAGATCGGACTGGACCCGAAGACCGGAAAGCTGGCCGGCGATGACGTTCAGGCGCAGACGCGCCAGGTGATGTCCAATCTGGAGGCGGTGCTTTCGGAGGCGGGGGCATCTTTTACAAACGTGGTAAAGACGACCATATACCTTGCGGACATGAAGGATTTTCCGGTGGTAAACGAGATATACGGCGCCATGTTCAAGGACAATCCCCCGGCAAGGTCCACCGTGCAGGTGGCGGGGCTGCCTTTGGGGGCGCTGGTGGAAATAGACATGATCGCCGGGCTGCCTGAAAGCTCGGCCTCTTTTTAAAGGCGGCGGCATGGCAAGTTCTATGACAGGTTACGGGCGGGCGGAGGTGGAAGTCTCCGGCAGGAGGATCACCCTTGAAGGCAAGTCGGTAAACCACCGGTATATCGAGATAAACATAAAAGCGGCGGCAAAGCCCTTCCAGATGGAAGAGATGATCCGCAAGGCGGTCAAGGGGCGTTTTTCAAGAGGCTATTTCGATTTTACGGTCACGGTGGCGGCTCCATCGGCCCAGACAGCGGATATCCGCGTGAACGAGCCCCTTCTTGACGGGTACATGAAGGCTTTCAGCGACATTGCCAAGCGCCACCACGTGGGGCATCCCCCTTCTCTGGGGGACATCCTGGGCATAAAGGACGTTTTCTTCATGGAAGGGGGGGATTTTGCCCTCGAGGAAAACTGGGATGTTATCGCCGGCCCGCTGGAGAGCGTGATCGGCCAGATCGAAACGATGAGAAAGACCGAAGGCCAGGTCGCCGTGGCCGACATCCGGGCAAGGTTGAACAGGATATCCGCCATGATGGAAAAAATATCCGCCGAATGCCTCCGCAACGTCAGAGAGCGCCATGAAAAACTCAAAGGCAGGATCATGCGGCTCATCGAGGACGCCGCCGTGGACGAGGCGAGATTTTCCCAGGAGGCCGCGATCCTGGCGGACAAGAGCGACTTTTCCGAGGAGATGGAAAGGCTTCAAAGCCACATGAAACAGGTGGACCAGCTTTTGTCCGGCGCCGGGGACGCAGGGCGCAAGCTGGAGTTTTTCCTGCAGGAGATGAACCGCGAGGCCAATACGCTGGGTTCCAAGGCCGCTTCCCCGGAAATCACGGCCGACGTGGTGGAAATCAAAAGCGAAATGGAAAAGATCCGCGAACAGGCGCAGAACCTGGAATGACCACCGGCTACAGGGAAAACAAAAGGGGTATCCTTTTCACGCTAAGCGCCCCTTCCGGCGCGGGCAAGACCACCGCCGCCAACCTGCTTCTGGAAAAAGCCGAGGGGCTGCGCCGCTCCATATCCCACACCACCAGGGCCAAAAGGGTGGGCGAGACCGACGGGGTGGACTATCATTTCGTCGGCCGTGAGCGGTTCGAAGAGATGGTCCGCCATGGCGATTTCATAGAATGGGCCGAGGTCCACGGCAACCTTTACGGGACATCGTTCGCCAACGTCGAGGAGACGGTCTCGCGGCTGCATAGCGACCTGCTGCTTGTGATAGACGTGCAGGGAGCCCGTGCCTTGAGGGAAAGGGGGGTGAACTGCCGGCTGATATTCCTGCTCCCCCCTTCAATGGAGGAGCTTCGGCGGCGGATTGAAACGCGGGGGACAGACACGGCGGAGTCGCTCGCCACAAGACTTGAAAATGCAAAGGCCGAAATGGCGGCCATGGAGGAGTTCGATTACGTGGTGGTTAATGACAACATAGACCAGGCCGTGGCCCAGCTTATGGCGATAATCACGGCCGAAAGGCTTAAGACTGAAAACAGGGGACTTAGGCCTAATAAGTCCGTATTGTCGAAAGGAGACAGCAAATGAATATGAAGTTGGCGAAAATACTCCGGTTCACCGGCGCGGTGTTGATCCTCGTCTTCGCGTCGCTGGGGGTCAAGGATGTGCTGCGCCGCGTGATGCCGATTCCTCAGCCGGGGCCGAGGCCGCCGGTGATGGACAAGGACACCTCGCCGTTTTACCTGGCGGAAGGGGCCATAGGCCACCAGTTGGACGGCTCGTATGTTTTTACGGACAAGGACGGGGCCAGCTTTGATATCGCCTCGTGGTATGACAAGCCGATGGTGGTGTCCTATGTGTTCACAAGCTGCACAGAGGTGTGCCCGATGGTGACCGCCAGCCTTGCGAAGATAGTCCGGGAGAACAAGGAGAGGTTCGGCAAGGATTTCCGGATAGTCACCATAGGCTTTGAGACGGAAAAGGACACGCCCAAGGCCATGGCCAAGTTCGCCGCCACGCATAACATAGACTCCGCCGACTGGAAATTCCTGAGCGGCTCGAAGGAGACCGTGGCGGCCCTGGCAAAAAAGCTGGGAGTGACCTACAAGTTCGAGCCGGGCAAAGGCTGGCTGCATTACATCGGGGTGACTATGGTGGCGCCGGGAGGAAAAGTGGCCGCCCAGCTTTTCGGGCCGGACTATTCCAACGAGCAGTTTTTCGATAAACTGGCCGCCGCCACCGGCAGGCCGCAAACGGATCAGGCCGCCAAAAGGTGAATATATTTGGCGCATTATCACGCCGGGCAAGTGTTATACAATCAATGTTAATCAAATGACCGGCTGTTTTGGAGGTTGAACATGTTGCTGTATATCGTTGAGTCGGCGGTTCCGCTGTTGGTGGGACTGCTTGTATGGGCCATTGTGGTGGCCTACCGCAAAGATGGCGGAAAGCACAGGAAAGTGGCCATGATGCACGCCATCGCCACATGGCTGTCCACCGTGATAGTGGTGACGCTTGTGCGGGCCGGATTCAGGATGGGTGAGCACGCCCCGGCCTGGATACAGGACCTGCACTGGAACATAATCATGTGGATTCCGCCGCTTCTGCTAATGCTGGCCCTTTCCGGACTCAGCAGGAAGAAGAACATCCATCTTCCCATCGCCGCCATCTATGTGGTGGTGTGGCTTGCCGCCCTCACCACGGGGGGGATGATGTTCTCCATGCACAAGGGATGGCTGTAAACGGAGGCTAATCCGAAAGGATTTTCTTTTTCCCCACAGGCCTGTCGGTGAAAACGGAGGAGCCCCCTTCTTCCTTATAGGTGTAGAAGACGGTCTTTTTGGCTCGAGCGGAAGAGGGCTCCAGCCGGGCCACGGTCACGGGCTCTTCCACCGCCCCGATCCTGCCTGCCAGGCGTGAATAGGCGTAATTGACCCTGTTGACGTAATCTATGGTCTCCTGGTATGGCGGGACGCCCCTGAATTTCTTCACAGCGTCCGGCCCGGCATTGTACGCCGCCAGCGCAAGCCGCTGGTTGCC
Coding sequences:
- a CDS encoding DUF362 domain-containing protein — protein: MIRFDAVKAEGVRAIKKAVAETLAAKYKDIFPADKGAPVLIKPNLNSNMNALTGNTTDLRLLAAVIEYLKKAGHTDIAIGEGTNSGFYRSGINVISRLRVDALARHYGIRALDLNYSEKAEVEFENGVKASVARECLDAALLINMPKMKTHFEVGMSVCLKNLMGCLVGQENKKKTHLSLASNILNINKAVRPHLHIVDGLFAMEGLGPTRGTPIKTGMILFGNDPFAIDMMVARIASFGWRKVRTLAEAERRGLITPERERFVDDYPLDVSFTFAPPKAGPIAYFIHNPKRQKYFLAVRNTRLFDAICSTDIVGKLLFATGLRQDVFIADEMEVDTLTANPAKCGDCPQKCAAFCPTGLDIPRTLAGPPPAGCVECMYCYCICPKGAISFGGKMGFLAEQMRQYGDLIRRIA
- a CDS encoding RidA family protein, translating into MEKKTVYTIAAPRPVGPYSQAVALGDTVYTAGQIGLDPKTGKLAGDDVQAQTRQVMSNLEAVLSEAGASFTNVVKTTIYLADMKDFPVVNEIYGAMFKDNPPARSTVQVAGLPLGALVEIDMIAGLPESSASF
- a CDS encoding B12-binding domain-containing radical SAM protein, whose protein sequence is MKVTLISPYPDITSFGVRTLSAHLKKHGHQVDIIFLPDPFGDDLNANMEERYPAKVMERTAQLCAGSGLVGITLMTNFFDCAVQITKAIKRAFPEKPVIWGGVHPTIRPEECLEHADMACVGDGEDSLLELVTRMERGEDYSATPNLWLKKNGPVIRNNLSPLPKDLDVYPAPDYDFEGKSVLFDGEIRPLDHGLMETFLRRGTVSGMLVKVGYQTMTSRGCPYACTYCINDTINQMYGGKGKLRWRSVDHVIAELEHTRKAFPYVNFIWISDDEFMARKLDDLRDFCVRYKEKVNLPFSCLISPLTVSDEKMRLLVDAGLVYVQMGVESGSSKMQSAYNRRNMNNERMIKAIRIINSFKDRMYPPSYDFLLDAPGETDDDRIDSLRFISNIPKPFRLQPFRLILYPGTKLHTDARQSGLIKNEREEIYRKTYTMRDLTYLNLLFTVAKGGKFPGLALKALVSAPATAVLNSAAMRPVIRLLYIFLRRIYKLAKAALG
- a CDS encoding SCO family protein, which produces MNMKLAKILRFTGAVLILVFASLGVKDVLRRVMPIPQPGPRPPVMDKDTSPFYLAEGAIGHQLDGSYVFTDKDGASFDIASWYDKPMVVSYVFTSCTEVCPMVTASLAKIVRENKERFGKDFRIVTIGFETEKDTPKAMAKFAATHNIDSADWKFLSGSKETVAALAKKLGVTYKFEPGKGWLHYIGVTMVAPGGKVAAQLFGPDYSNEQFFDKLAAATGRPQTDQAAKR
- the cysC gene encoding adenylyl-sulfate kinase, with translation MPAKNNVVWHHASVTRRMRESKNGHRAAVIWFTGLSGAGKSTLAHAVEDRLFGMGCKTMVLDGDNVRHGLCSDLGFSKEAREENIRRVGETAKLFVEAGVIALTAFISPFRGDRERVRNIMSHGDFLEVFCKCPLEVCEGRDVKGMYKRARKGEIPEFTGISSPYEEPSNPELVVETGALSIDESVDTVLALLMSRAVLDASSVK
- a CDS encoding YicC family protein; the protein is MASSMTGYGRAEVEVSGRRITLEGKSVNHRYIEINIKAAAKPFQMEEMIRKAVKGRFSRGYFDFTVTVAAPSAQTADIRVNEPLLDGYMKAFSDIAKRHHVGHPPSLGDILGIKDVFFMEGGDFALEENWDVIAGPLESVIGQIETMRKTEGQVAVADIRARLNRISAMMEKISAECLRNVRERHEKLKGRIMRLIEDAAVDEARFSQEAAILADKSDFSEEMERLQSHMKQVDQLLSGAGDAGRKLEFFLQEMNREANTLGSKAASPEITADVVEIKSEMEKIREQAQNLE
- a CDS encoding lysophospholipid acyltransferase family protein, producing the protein MVVKERLGRDILRLVVWYPLRWLILGVPIRWGLAILGFMGDLHFALSRGKKRELAKNLANVRGETFAASAQGEAAIREYMRNHYVDRLFILIFPRFGAAEVERFIEIEGRENLDAALAAGKGAILVHGHFGPAHVPLVALARLGYKMKQVGFPSDEGLSWVGRNVAFRLRLKYEAMMPAEVMMADGFLRPAFKWLKDGGALMITGDGTGTGTRIGRHHLFRFHGKPVMFPLGPAILAAKTGAKLLPMFIIPGAAKPYRIVIGKPILVKGDSPDAAVETMGEFLTELERYTSRHPGYMHFLDRFSEEALIQKDAQ
- the gmk gene encoding guanylate kinase: MTTGYRENKRGILFTLSAPSGAGKTTAANLLLEKAEGLRRSISHTTRAKRVGETDGVDYHFVGRERFEEMVRHGDFIEWAEVHGNLYGTSFANVEETVSRLHSDLLLVIDVQGARALRERGVNCRLIFLLPPSMEELRRRIETRGTDTAESLATRLENAKAEMAAMEEFDYVVVNDNIDQAVAQLMAIITAERLKTENRGLRPNKSVLSKGDSK
- a CDS encoding cobalamin B12-binding domain-containing protein; its protein translation is MKVFLVQSWLGGGEPPVYPLGLASIAGSLAGHTVQIYDPNVSQRPFEELSERLAAMAPDVAAVSLRNIDSTNKRVVVFYYKYLKETLDVIKAAAPGAKIAIGGAGFSMYAGEIMENEPRLDFGVYLEGEETFARLLSNMDRPENVPSLYYRKGGSLKFSGPGAAPDINFLPSPAIGPAPVGAYLGVRDSVGVETKRGCALGCVYCIYGFLNGKNYRLKDPVKIVDHIQSLAEKNGVQRFTFVDSVFNIPKEHAMGIMREMVKRGVKVKWSGWFNENGLSSELAETAVAAGCVHFIMSPDGFDDSTLKALGKNISRKDILSAFEALAALEGVEISYNFFKNPPGQSIGNFIAMAKFIVMARKRLGRRVHFEFNSIRVEPHTKLHEIALAEGLVKPGMSLLEPVYYTNRRTWYIEAFFNAALRLKGK
- a CDS encoding glycosyltransferase family 9 protein, whose protein sequence is MYKIINKKKLIITAIADTVGKIVSFPFTMFRAQEPIDPASVRSILVIRTAYLGDALMTLPMLKPLRERFTGASIAFLTADSSAPALAGNAYIDEVIPFTPFWFYPNATLAGYFDFIKSFRKRRFDLVIEARGDIREIMAIVAPARARYKVSYDVGGGGWLLTHVVPYTGLKHKVEYHLDIARYLGCIAMETGWGVRFTPDEIAEADRILAARGIAKPFALVHPGSRLELKMWKPERYAELITRMTGQLGMNVALLGHPSEKAVTDAVMRNAGGAVSDLTGYLTVRQLMAVISRAGLLVCNDSGPMHMAAAVGTPVAAVFGPSKSVETGPYGVKNRVVEKDFPCRRSCDESSCKYPERGSCMDAVAVDDVFKAVKELGCSNDQV